Genomic window (Cohaesibacter intestini):
ACAAGGCCTTCTATGATGGCCTGACCGAACATGAACAGAAGATCCTGCATTATGCAGCGGAAAGCTGTGTGACCGCATCGCGCGGGCTGGCACGTGTTATCGAAGCCTCAGATCGCGGCTTGGCAGGCTTGATGGACAAAATGGAAGTCACCGCTCTGTCTGATGACCAGCGCAAGGCCATGGCCGATGCAACCCAGCCAGCCTTCGAGAAGCATGTCAAAGACAATCTGGATGAGAAAGCAGGCGAGTTGCTCACCCTCTTCCGCGATCAGGTCATGAAGGCAAACGACAACACCTACATCAAGTAAGACACCAACGGGTTGCGCTCTTTGAAGGGCGCATCCCGCACCAGGCGGAGGAACAATCCTTCGTTCTCTCAACAAATCAATGGCCGCCCCGGCACCGGGGCTGCCTTAAATTATTGTAATAAGCGGATACCGGGGCAGACAATGGAGCCCCAAGCCGGTATCCGGAGGGATGTTTTATGCGGATTTTCTGCGCTTCCATCGCAACGGAAAGCAACACTTTTTCCCCCTTGCGTACCGATTTCAGTGACTTTGCCCAGAGCTTTTACTGCCCTCCTGGCGACCATCCCGAAACCCCGACCCTGTGCACCGGGATTTGGCCGGAATTGCGCCGCAGAGCGAAGGCCGATGAAATTGAACTGATCGAAGGCACAGCAACCTGGGCCGAACCTGGCGGTCTGGTCAATGCGGCAACCTGGACCCGTCTGTTCGACGAAGTGATCGACCAGCTCAAGGCAGAGATGCCTGTCGATGCCGTTGTGCTGGGGCTTCACGGAGCGATGATTGCCGATGGCTGTGTCGATTGCGAAGGGACACTCCTTGAAGCCGTTCGGCACATTGTCGGCCCCGATGTAACAGTCGGCGCCAGCTTTGATCCGCATTCCCATCTCAGTGAACGCCGGATCAACAATGCCGACATCATCACCGTCTTCAAGGAATTCCCACATACCGATTTCGTCGAAGCAGGCGAAGCCTGTGTTGATCTGACCATTCGCGCTGCCAACGGAGAGATCGCCCCCACCATGGCGGTGTTCGATGTCCGCATGATGGATGTGCTACCAACCAGCCGCGAACCGATGCGCGGATTTGTCGACAAGATGAAGCGTCTGGAGGCGGATGGCACGGCGCTCTCGATCTCGGCCATTCATGGTTTCATGGCAGGGGACAGCCCTGACCTTGGAGCCAAGATGATCGTGATCACCGACAACAATCAAAAAGCCGCCGACGACCTCGCCCGGTCGCTGGGGCTGGAGCTGTTCAGCTTCCGCGGACGCGCTCGTCCGGATTTCGTCAGCCCGCAGGCCGCTCTCGATCAGGCGGTGCAGCTCTCGCAGACAGCGGCGGCGCCGGTGGTGATTGCCGATGTCTGGGACAATCCGGGCGGCGGCGTGGCAGGCGATTCCACGATCATGGCGCAGATGATCCTTGATATGGGGCTTGAGGATATTGCCCTTGGCACGATCTGGGACCCGATGGCGGTCCGCTTGTGTCAGGCGGCCGGTGAAGGCACGGAATTCATGCTGCGCTTTGGCGGCAAGACCTCCGCTCATGCGGGAGCGCCCATCGATTCCAAGGTGAAGGTTCTGCGCGTTTTGCCCGATGCAGTGCAATCCTTCGGCGATTCTGTTGTGCCTCTGGGAGACAGCGCCGCCATTCAGGTCAATGGCCTGAGCGTGGTTCTCAATTCCAACCGCTCGCAGGCTTTCTCGCCCGATCTCTTCA
Coding sequences:
- a CDS encoding M81 family metallopeptidase — its product is MRIFCASIATESNTFSPLRTDFSDFAQSFYCPPGDHPETPTLCTGIWPELRRRAKADEIELIEGTATWAEPGGLVNAATWTRLFDEVIDQLKAEMPVDAVVLGLHGAMIADGCVDCEGTLLEAVRHIVGPDVTVGASFDPHSHLSERRINNADIITVFKEFPHTDFVEAGEACVDLTIRAANGEIAPTMAVFDVRMMDVLPTSREPMRGFVDKMKRLEADGTALSISAIHGFMAGDSPDLGAKMIVITDNNQKAADDLARSLGLELFSFRGRARPDFVSPQAALDQAVQLSQTAAAPVVIADVWDNPGGGVAGDSTIMAQMILDMGLEDIALGTIWDPMAVRLCQAAGEGTEFMLRFGGKTSAHAGAPIDSKVKVLRVLPDAVQSFGDSVVPLGDSAAIQVNGLSVVLNSNRSQAFSPDLFSNLGIDFASKKILIVKSTNHFHGAFSPIASHILYAAVEGPYPNDPRTNSYTRLTRQIWPIVDDPHHLEQA